From Halobacterium sp. R2-5, the proteins below share one genomic window:
- the alaS gene encoding alanine--tRNA ligase, with translation MSDLESAYRLDYFEDEGFHRRECTECGAHFWTRDPDRETCGEPPCEDYQFIDDPGFDEEYTLEEMRERFLSFFEDHGHERIDPYPVAANRWRDDVLLTQASIYDFQPLVTSGQTPPPANPLTVSQPCIRMQDIDNVGKTGRHTMAFEMMAHHAFNTREDAEEEYAYEGEVYWKDETVEYCDEFFADMGVDPEAITYIEDPWVGGGNAGPAFEVIYKGAELATLVFMSMEQDPDGEYEMKDGNRYSPMDTYIVDTGYGLERWTWVSQGTPTVYEAIYPETIEFLKAQAGIEHTEEEEELIHRSAKLAGNLDIDEAEDIEAARDNIADQLGVETERLLELVRPLEDIYAIADHSRVLAYMFGDGIVPSNVGTGYLARMVLRRTKRLVDNVGADVPLDELVDMQAERLGYENRDTIRNIVRSEVEKYAETLERGGRRVRQLAEEYAERGDPIPASELIELYDSHGIQPDMVEDIASEVGATVDAPDDFYSLVAERHDTGGALAEAEQTDDRLDDLPETEPLYYDDPYRSEFEAVVLDVFEREDDGETVYDVVLDQTMFYPEGGGQPADHGTLATDDQSVDVVDVQKRDDVVLHRTTDDPGKGEFVRGQIDMERRQRLMAHHTATHVVIHAARQVLGEHVRQAGAQKGTDSSRIDVRHYERIDRETEKQIERVANEVVRENTSVQREWPHRHEAEEKFGFDLYQGGIPAGENIRLIHVGDDVQACGGTHVNRTGEIGSIKILNTERVQDGVERITFAAGPAAIEHTQEIEDDLLAAAETFDVAPDEVPETAERFFTEWKERGKTIEDLKEQVAEARASGGGDGEEVEVGDVTAVVQRLDGDMDELQATANALVDSGKIAVVGSGQDGAQFVVAVPDGAPVNAGEVVAELAGVVGGGGGGPPDFAQGGGPDTESLDDALERAPEILREVASA, from the coding sequence ATGAGCGACCTCGAGTCGGCGTACCGCCTCGACTACTTCGAGGACGAAGGCTTCCACCGACGGGAGTGTACCGAGTGCGGCGCGCACTTCTGGACGCGCGATCCCGACCGCGAAACGTGCGGCGAACCGCCCTGCGAGGACTACCAGTTCATCGACGACCCCGGATTCGACGAGGAGTACACGCTCGAGGAGATGCGCGAGCGCTTCCTCTCCTTCTTCGAGGACCACGGTCACGAGCGCATCGACCCGTACCCGGTCGCGGCGAACCGGTGGCGCGACGACGTGCTGCTGACGCAGGCCTCGATTTACGACTTCCAGCCGCTGGTGACCTCCGGCCAGACGCCGCCGCCCGCGAACCCCCTCACGGTCAGCCAGCCCTGCATCCGGATGCAGGACATCGACAACGTCGGGAAGACGGGCCGGCACACGATGGCGTTCGAGATGATGGCCCACCACGCGTTCAACACGCGGGAGGACGCCGAAGAGGAGTACGCCTACGAGGGCGAGGTGTACTGGAAGGACGAGACCGTCGAGTACTGCGACGAGTTCTTCGCGGACATGGGCGTCGACCCCGAGGCCATCACGTACATCGAGGACCCGTGGGTCGGCGGCGGCAACGCCGGGCCCGCCTTCGAAGTCATCTACAAGGGCGCGGAGCTGGCGACGCTGGTCTTCATGTCGATGGAGCAGGACCCCGACGGCGAGTACGAGATGAAGGACGGCAACCGCTACAGCCCGATGGACACGTACATCGTGGACACCGGCTACGGGCTGGAGCGCTGGACGTGGGTCAGTCAGGGGACGCCCACGGTCTACGAGGCCATCTACCCGGAGACCATCGAGTTCCTGAAAGCGCAGGCGGGCATCGAGCACACCGAGGAAGAAGAGGAGCTCATCCACCGCTCGGCGAAGCTCGCGGGCAACCTCGACATCGACGAGGCCGAGGACATCGAGGCCGCCCGGGACAACATCGCCGACCAGCTCGGCGTCGAGACCGAGCGCCTGCTGGAGCTCGTGCGCCCGCTAGAGGACATCTACGCCATCGCCGATCACTCCCGCGTGCTCGCGTACATGTTCGGCGACGGCATCGTGCCGTCGAACGTCGGCACGGGCTACCTCGCTCGCATGGTGCTGCGCCGCACCAAGCGCCTCGTCGACAACGTCGGCGCGGACGTGCCGCTGGACGAGCTCGTGGACATGCAGGCCGAGCGCCTCGGCTACGAGAACCGCGACACCATCCGGAACATCGTCCGCAGCGAGGTCGAGAAGTACGCTGAGACGCTCGAGCGCGGCGGCCGGCGGGTGCGCCAGCTCGCCGAGGAGTACGCCGAACGCGGCGACCCCATCCCGGCCTCCGAGCTCATCGAGCTGTACGACTCCCACGGCATCCAGCCGGACATGGTCGAGGACATCGCGAGCGAGGTCGGCGCGACCGTGGACGCGCCCGACGACTTCTACTCGCTGGTCGCCGAGCGCCACGACACGGGCGGCGCGCTCGCGGAGGCCGAGCAGACGGACGACCGGCTGGACGACCTCCCGGAGACGGAGCCGCTGTACTACGACGACCCGTACCGCTCGGAGTTCGAGGCGGTCGTGCTCGACGTCTTCGAGCGCGAGGACGACGGCGAGACGGTGTACGACGTGGTGCTCGACCAGACGATGTTCTACCCGGAGGGCGGCGGTCAGCCCGCCGACCACGGGACGCTCGCGACGGACGACCAGTCGGTCGACGTGGTCGACGTCCAGAAGCGCGACGACGTGGTGCTCCACCGCACCACCGACGACCCCGGGAAGGGCGAGTTCGTGCGCGGCCAGATCGACATGGAGCGCCGCCAGCGCCTGATGGCCCACCACACGGCGACGCACGTCGTGATTCACGCGGCGCGACAGGTGCTCGGCGAGCACGTCCGGCAGGCCGGCGCCCAGAAGGGCACGGACAGCTCCCGCATCGACGTGCGCCACTACGAGCGCATCGACCGGGAGACCGAGAAGCAGATCGAGCGCGTCGCCAACGAGGTCGTGCGGGAGAACACGAGCGTCCAGCGCGAGTGGCCCCACCGCCACGAGGCCGAGGAGAAGTTCGGCTTCGACCTCTACCAGGGCGGGATTCCGGCGGGCGAGAACATCCGCCTGATCCACGTCGGCGACGACGTGCAGGCCTGCGGCGGGACGCACGTCAATCGCACGGGCGAAATCGGCTCCATCAAGATTCTGAACACCGAGCGCGTGCAGGACGGCGTCGAACGCATCACCTTCGCCGCCGGTCCCGCCGCAATCGAGCACACGCAAGAAATCGAGGACGACCTGCTGGCGGCCGCGGAGACGTTCGACGTGGCGCCCGACGAGGTGCCGGAGACGGCCGAGCGCTTCTTCACGGAGTGGAAGGAGCGCGGGAAGACCATCGAAGACCTCAAAGAGCAGGTCGCGGAGGCCCGCGCGTCCGGCGGCGGCGACGGCGAAGAGGTCGAGGTCGGCGACGTCACGGCGGTCGTCCAGCGACTCGACGGCGACATGGACGAGCTGCAGGCGACCGCGAACGCGCTCGTCGACTCCGGGAAGATCGCGGTCGTCGGCTCCGGACAGGACGGCGCGCAGTTCGTCGTCGCGGTGCCCGACGGCGCCCCCGTGAACGCGGGCGAGGTCGTCGCCGAGCTCGCGGGCGTGGTCGGCGGCGGCGGCGGCGGCCCGCCGGACTTCGCGCAGGGCGGCGGCCCCGACACCGAGAGCCTCGACGACGCGCTGGAGCGCGCGCCCGAGATTCTGCGGGAAGTCGCGAGCGCGTAA
- a CDS encoding HD domain-containing protein, with product MRAIKDSVHDYIEVAGVAEALLDAPAVQRLRHIKQLSTIRLVYPSANHTRFEHSLGVYHLADRALDHLGVTGARADTVRAAALLHDVGHGPYGHQTEGIIQRHLGRHHDEVGHLVADGEIGAVLRDHGLDPDRVAATVRGDGKLGQLVAGELDVDRMDYLVRDAHHTGVPYGTIDYGRLLRALAFRGDDLVLAEGNVPTAESLLVGRALMNATVYRHHVARIAGAMLDRAGERLLDTAAVDPETFARMTDAELLGALREHDATADAARRVTERDLYKRAVWAERGDVPDDIVAADYDATRGFERKIADTAGVPERDVVVDNPGQPSMPESSVRVEVNGDARTLSEQSPLVQGLQESQRVQWRFGVYAPDEHVPEVAAAAERVLGLEGVGDTSE from the coding sequence ATGCGCGCCATCAAGGACAGCGTCCACGACTACATCGAGGTCGCGGGGGTCGCCGAGGCGCTGCTGGACGCGCCGGCCGTCCAGCGGCTCCGCCACATCAAACAGCTCTCTACCATCCGGCTCGTCTACCCCTCCGCGAACCACACGCGCTTCGAGCACTCGCTGGGCGTCTACCACCTCGCCGACCGCGCGCTCGACCACCTCGGCGTCACCGGCGCGCGCGCCGACACCGTCCGCGCCGCCGCACTCCTCCACGACGTCGGCCACGGCCCGTACGGCCACCAGACCGAGGGCATCATCCAGCGCCACCTCGGCCGCCACCACGACGAGGTCGGCCACCTCGTCGCGGACGGCGAAATCGGAGCCGTGCTCCGCGATCACGGCCTCGACCCCGACCGGGTCGCCGCTACCGTCCGCGGTGACGGCAAGCTCGGCCAGCTCGTCGCCGGGGAGCTGGACGTCGACCGCATGGACTACCTCGTGCGGGACGCCCACCACACCGGCGTCCCCTACGGCACCATCGACTACGGCCGCCTGCTGCGCGCGCTCGCGTTCCGCGGCGACGACCTCGTGCTCGCCGAGGGCAACGTCCCCACCGCCGAGTCGCTGCTCGTCGGGCGCGCGCTCATGAACGCGACCGTCTACCGCCACCACGTCGCCCGCATCGCGGGCGCGATGCTCGACCGCGCCGGCGAGCGCCTCCTCGACACCGCCGCCGTCGACCCCGAGACGTTCGCTCGCATGACCGACGCCGAACTGCTCGGCGCGCTCCGCGAACACGACGCCACCGCCGACGCCGCCCGCCGCGTCACCGAGCGCGACCTCTACAAGCGCGCCGTCTGGGCCGAACGCGGCGATGTCCCCGACGACATCGTGGCCGCCGACTACGACGCCACCCGCGGGTTCGAGCGCAAGATCGCGGACACCGCCGGCGTCCCCGAGCGCGACGTCGTCGTCGACAACCCCGGCCAGCCGTCGATGCCCGAGTCCTCCGTGCGCGTCGAAGTCAACGGGGACGCCCGCACGCTCAGCGAGCAGTCCCCGCTCGTGCAGGGGTTACAGGAGTCCCAGCGCGTGCAGTGGCGCTTCGGCGTCTACGCGCCCGACGAACACGTCCCGGAGGTCGCCGCCGCCGCCGAGCGCGTGCTCGGCCTCGAAGGCGTCGGCGACACCAGCGAGTAG
- a CDS encoding type 1 glutamine amidotransferase gives MSRPRVALLNAAHDPADTTRNFRRELDAELVEFHVTDSDLPADHDFEGVVVTGSRSSVYWDEDWIDPLVAYVAGCHEAGVPVLGVCFGHQVVAAALGGDVDSMGEYEIGYRDVEQVADDPLFDGVDETFTAFTTHSDAVTELPRGAELLAENDYGVHAFRVGQSVGVQFHPEYDPETAESVTKRKNDLAPDRKEAVLEGITPENYSAACEAKQLFENFTQSLVEPKAAD, from the coding sequence ATGAGCCGGCCACGCGTCGCGTTGCTGAACGCGGCCCACGACCCCGCCGACACGACGCGGAACTTCCGCCGGGAGCTCGACGCGGAGCTCGTGGAGTTCCACGTCACGGACAGCGACCTCCCCGCCGACCACGACTTCGAGGGCGTGGTCGTGACGGGGTCGCGGTCGTCGGTGTACTGGGACGAGGACTGGATCGACCCGCTGGTGGCGTACGTCGCGGGCTGCCACGAGGCGGGCGTCCCCGTCCTCGGCGTCTGTTTCGGCCACCAGGTCGTCGCAGCGGCGCTCGGCGGCGACGTCGACAGCATGGGCGAGTACGAGATCGGCTACCGGGACGTCGAGCAGGTCGCCGACGACCCGCTGTTCGACGGCGTCGACGAGACGTTCACGGCGTTCACCACGCACTCGGACGCGGTGACGGAGCTGCCGCGGGGCGCGGAGCTGCTCGCGGAGAACGACTACGGCGTCCACGCGTTCCGCGTCGGGCAGTCCGTCGGCGTCCAGTTCCACCCCGAGTACGACCCCGAGACCGCCGAGTCCGTCACGAAGCGGAAGAACGACCTCGCGCCCGACCGCAAGGAAGCGGTGCTGGAGGGCATCACGCCGGAGAACTACTCGGCGGCCTGTGAGGCCAAGCAGCTGTTCGAGAACTTCACGCAGTCGCTCGTCGAGCCGAAGGCCGCGGACTGA
- a CDS encoding DUF393 domain-containing protein, producing MTEHPPRLVFDDDCGFCTWCAHFAERHGDIDIVGFTDLSPDQLARLPDDYERSAHLLTDDAVYSGGAAIERALARDFPELAPVFAALREVPGYAPLRERLYRWGADNRVLLGKIVRDDPPARQ from the coding sequence ATGACCGAGCATCCGCCGCGGCTCGTCTTCGACGACGACTGCGGGTTCTGCACGTGGTGTGCGCACTTCGCCGAGCGCCACGGCGACATCGACATCGTCGGCTTCACCGACCTCTCGCCCGACCAGCTCGCCCGCCTCCCCGACGACTACGAGCGCTCCGCGCACCTCCTCACGGACGACGCCGTCTACTCCGGCGGCGCCGCTATCGAGCGCGCGCTCGCCCGCGACTTCCCCGAACTCGCGCCCGTGTTCGCGGCGCTGCGCGAGGTACCGGGGTACGCGCCGCTCCGCGAGCGGCTCTACCGCTGGGGCGCGGACAACCGCGTTCTCCTCGGGAAAATCGTCCGCGACGACCCGCCGGCGCGCCAGTAA
- a CDS encoding cupin domain-containing protein produces MRTVALDDFDSRMGPADRNVPLTDALGAANAALNYYELDEGDSFAYGVHAHQSQEEFFYVVEGTVTFETLDVQQSADADGDAASTDETEVSAGELARFGPGEFQRGVNRGSDRVRALAIGAPQDAGDTEILRECGECGETTTQAIELADDRSEIRTICESCGSVTGRFD; encoded by the coding sequence ATGCGAACGGTTGCGCTCGACGACTTCGACTCACGGATGGGGCCCGCAGACAGGAACGTCCCGCTGACGGACGCGCTCGGCGCCGCGAACGCCGCGCTCAACTACTACGAGCTCGACGAGGGCGACAGCTTCGCGTACGGCGTCCACGCCCACCAGAGCCAGGAGGAGTTCTTCTACGTGGTCGAGGGGACGGTCACCTTCGAGACGCTGGACGTCCAGCAGTCCGCGGACGCGGACGGCGACGCCGCCAGCACCGACGAGACCGAGGTCTCCGCGGGCGAACTCGCGCGCTTCGGTCCCGGCGAGTTCCAGCGCGGCGTCAACCGCGGCAGCGACCGCGTCCGCGCGCTCGCAATCGGCGCCCCCCAGGACGCCGGCGACACCGAAATCCTCCGGGAGTGCGGCGAGTGCGGTGAGACGACCACGCAGGCCATCGAGCTCGCAGACGACCGCTCGGAGATCCGTACCATCTGTGAGTCCTGCGGCTCGGTCACCGGGCGCTTCGACTGA
- a CDS encoding ferredoxin family protein, whose protein sequence is MAIDPQFDENREQVDTHKGHDVWGPVEEPEKLGIHGTHVAVDFDICLADGACLEDCPVDVFEWVDTPGHPESERKADPANETQCIDCMLCVDVCPVDAIDVDASR, encoded by the coding sequence ATGGCAATCGACCCGCAGTTCGACGAGAACCGCGAACAGGTGGACACGCACAAGGGCCACGACGTCTGGGGGCCGGTCGAGGAGCCCGAGAAGCTCGGCATCCACGGCACTCACGTCGCCGTCGACTTCGACATCTGTCTCGCGGACGGCGCGTGCCTGGAGGACTGCCCGGTGGACGTCTTCGAGTGGGTGGACACGCCCGGCCACCCGGAGTCCGAGCGGAAGGCCGACCCCGCCAACGAGACCCAGTGCATCGACTGCATGCTCTGCGTGGACGTCTGTCCCGTGGACGCGATAGACGTGGACGCGAGCCGGTAG
- a CDS encoding DUF6757 family protein, which translates to MQCHYCDRDADLTVEKGGLKVGVCEEHFQERLDELSDSDALQQLREQLEIERS; encoded by the coding sequence ATGCAGTGTCACTACTGCGACCGGGACGCCGACCTCACCGTCGAGAAGGGCGGCCTGAAGGTCGGTGTCTGCGAGGAGCACTTCCAGGAGCGGCTCGACGAACTCTCCGACAGCGACGCCCTCCAGCAGCTCCGAGAGCAGCTCGAGATCGAACGGTCGTAG
- a CDS encoding PHP domain-containing protein encodes MVYADLHVHTQRSDGTLTLDEVPAAAREADVEVVAVTDHDRLHPDLDAPVTERDGVEVVAGIELRVDAGDQRLDLLGYGVTPTDDLVAETERIQRDRVARGRAIIENVEDALGVTLDVEPREGLGRPHVARSVVAHPDTGYDDPGAVFVDLIGNGGPCFVARDVPDFEAGAELLADACGVVGLAHPLRYPDPEAALARCGALDAVELDYPYDRPVGEGSADGGRELVEDAIEAYDLLPAGGSDAHGRELGKAGLDEAAYEPFRERL; translated from the coding sequence ATGGTGTACGCGGACCTCCACGTCCACACTCAGCGCTCCGACGGCACGCTCACGCTCGACGAGGTCCCCGCGGCCGCCCGCGAGGCCGACGTCGAAGTCGTCGCCGTCACCGACCACGACCGCCTCCACCCCGACCTCGACGCCCCCGTCACCGAGCGCGACGGCGTCGAGGTCGTCGCCGGCATCGAACTCCGCGTCGACGCCGGCGACCAGCGCCTCGACCTGCTCGGCTACGGCGTCACCCCCACGGACGACCTCGTCGCCGAGACCGAGCGCATCCAGCGCGACCGCGTCGCCCGCGGCCGCGCCATCATCGAGAACGTCGAGGACGCGCTCGGCGTCACGCTCGACGTCGAACCCCGCGAAGGCCTCGGCCGCCCGCACGTCGCCCGCAGCGTCGTCGCCCACCCCGACACCGGCTACGACGACCCCGGGGCCGTCTTCGTGGACCTCATCGGCAACGGCGGCCCGTGCTTCGTCGCCCGCGACGTCCCCGACTTCGAGGCCGGCGCCGAGCTGCTCGCCGACGCCTGCGGCGTGGTCGGGCTCGCCCACCCGCTGCGCTACCCCGATCCGGAGGCGGCGCTCGCGCGCTGTGGCGCCCTCGACGCCGTCGAGCTCGACTACCCCTACGACCGCCCCGTCGGCGAGGGCTCCGCCGACGGCGGCCGGGAACTCGTCGAGGACGCAATCGAGGCGTACGACCTCCTGCCCGCGGGCGGTAGCGACGCCCACGGCCGAGAACTCGGGAAAGCCGGTCTCGACGAGGCCGCCTACGAGCCATTCCGCGAGCGCCTGTAA
- a CDS encoding DUF5786 family protein yields MSMGAYDDDEHERREAKTNNVEVSDDDTRTTYEGSVEFDSGDSAEDLIDQFQQLQSN; encoded by the coding sequence ATGTCAATGGGTGCCTATGACGACGACGAGCACGAACGCCGCGAGGCGAAGACGAACAACGTCGAGGTGTCCGACGACGACACTCGGACGACGTACGAAGGGTCCGTCGAGTTCGACTCCGGCGACTCCGCCGAGGACCTCATCGACCAGTTCCAGCAGCTGCAGTCGAACTAG
- a CDS encoding NAD(P)H-binding protein, with product MRVLVTGASGFVGGNLVPALVDAGHDVQALVRDPKRYDQPDGVEVVAGDLLDADSLSVAFDGVDAAYYLVHSMGSGGDFAERDRRAARNFVAAADAAGVSRVIYLGGLGETGDDLSPHLASRREVEAVLADGDFDLTTLRAAVIVGAGSASFEVVHQLVAKLPVMVAPRWVRTPCQPIAVSDVVAYLVGVLDHPETAGETYEVGGPEVLSYQAMLERTAVLAGERLFVVPVPVLSPRLSTYWVDLVTDVPRSVVHPLIHGLKNPVVVTDDRIRDVVPVELTPFADAARRALRGGEATDG from the coding sequence ATGCGCGTACTCGTCACCGGCGCTTCCGGCTTCGTCGGCGGCAACCTCGTCCCGGCGCTCGTCGACGCCGGCCACGACGTCCAGGCGCTCGTCCGCGATCCGAAGCGGTACGACCAGCCCGACGGCGTCGAGGTCGTCGCGGGCGACCTGCTCGACGCGGACTCGCTGTCCGTCGCCTTCGACGGCGTCGACGCGGCGTACTACCTCGTCCACTCGATGGGGTCGGGCGGCGACTTCGCCGAGCGCGACCGCCGCGCCGCACGGAACTTCGTCGCGGCCGCCGACGCCGCGGGCGTCTCCCGGGTGATCTACCTCGGCGGCCTCGGAGAGACCGGCGACGACCTCTCCCCGCACCTCGCCTCGCGCCGCGAAGTCGAGGCCGTCCTCGCCGACGGCGACTTCGACCTCACGACGCTGCGCGCGGCCGTCATCGTCGGCGCGGGGAGCGCGAGCTTCGAGGTGGTCCACCAGCTCGTCGCCAAACTCCCCGTGATGGTCGCGCCGAGGTGGGTGCGGACGCCCTGTCAGCCCATCGCCGTCTCGGACGTCGTCGCGTACCTCGTCGGCGTCCTCGACCACCCGGAGACCGCGGGCGAGACGTACGAGGTCGGCGGCCCGGAGGTGCTGTCCTACCAGGCGATGCTCGAACGCACCGCCGTACTCGCGGGCGAGCGCCTCTTCGTCGTCCCGGTGCCCGTGCTGTCGCCGCGGCTGTCGACGTACTGGGTGGACCTCGTCACCGACGTGCCGCGGTCGGTCGTCCACCCGCTGATTCACGGCCTGAAGAACCCCGTCGTCGTCACGGACGACCGCATTCGGGACGTGGTGCCCGTGGAGCTGACCCCGTTCGCTGACGCCGCACGGCGCGCGCTCCGCGGCGGGGAGGCGACCGATGGGTGA
- a CDS encoding YkgJ family cysteine cluster protein: MEVDCENCAGCCVDWRPLADVPEHERRGPQRPLDDTYNLVPLTREDVRGFLDAGLADALTPRLWEASDGPSVEIDGHEVAAIAGKPAFFVGIRKLPKPVAPFDADASWLPTCAFLDPETLQCRVHDSDVYPEECAEYPGHNLALDVDTECERVERDVGGDRLLDGEPPDEQSSLLFGPQAVGEKVFAYPDPDDLADGTPGSGSDREHGGRVASTGVLERLAEGALTAEDRARFVAVTAASAPGTTAVEPNKREQAYETALDADSWVGAAAREWAERAGSDDPDPGLGGAVEEARGAPPTPGWGALDS; encoded by the coding sequence ATGGAGGTCGACTGCGAGAACTGCGCTGGCTGCTGCGTGGACTGGCGCCCGCTCGCGGACGTCCCCGAACACGAGCGCCGCGGCCCCCAGCGCCCGCTCGACGACACGTACAACCTCGTGCCACTGACCCGCGAGGACGTACGTGGCTTTCTCGACGCGGGGCTCGCCGACGCGCTCACGCCTCGTCTGTGGGAAGCGAGCGACGGCCCGAGCGTCGAAATCGACGGCCACGAGGTCGCCGCCATCGCCGGGAAGCCCGCGTTCTTCGTCGGCATCCGGAAGCTCCCGAAGCCCGTCGCGCCGTTCGACGCCGACGCGTCGTGGCTGCCGACCTGTGCGTTCCTCGACCCCGAGACGCTCCAGTGTCGCGTCCACGACAGCGACGTCTACCCCGAGGAGTGCGCGGAGTACCCCGGCCACAACCTCGCGCTCGACGTGGACACGGAGTGCGAACGCGTCGAGCGCGACGTCGGCGGCGACCGCCTGCTCGACGGCGAACCTCCCGACGAGCAGTCGTCGCTGCTGTTCGGCCCGCAGGCGGTCGGCGAGAAGGTGTTCGCGTACCCCGACCCGGACGACCTCGCGGACGGCACTCCCGGGAGCGGAAGCGACCGGGAGCACGGTGGACGCGTCGCGTCCACCGGCGTCCTCGAACGCCTCGCCGAGGGCGCCCTCACGGCGGAGGACCGCGCGCGCTTCGTCGCGGTCACCGCGGCGAGCGCACCCGGCACCACCGCGGTCGAACCGAACAAGCGGGAGCAGGCCTACGAGACCGCCCTGGACGCGGACTCGTGGGTCGGCGCCGCTGCCCGCGAGTGGGCCGAGCGCGCCGGGTCCGACGACCCCGACCCCGGACTGGGCGGGGCGGTCGAAGAAGCGCGGGGTGCGCCCCCGACACCGGGCTGGGGCGCCCTCGACAGTTAA
- a CDS encoding helix-turn-helix transcriptional regulator translates to MENSLRDHRERHGLSQRELAERVEVTRQTINAVEGDRYDPSVELVFKLAVFFEVPVEELFSPDVDLDATVGDLD, encoded by the coding sequence GTGGAGAACTCGCTGCGCGACCACCGCGAGCGTCACGGCCTCAGCCAGCGCGAGCTCGCCGAGCGCGTCGAAGTCACCCGTCAGACCATCAACGCCGTCGAGGGCGACCGCTACGACCCCTCCGTCGAGCTCGTGTTCAAGCTCGCGGTGTTCTTCGAGGTGCCCGTCGAGGAGCTGTTCAGCCCGGACGTCGACCTCGACGCGACCGTCGGCGACCTCGACTAG
- a CDS encoding DUF2178 domain-containing protein, giving the protein MNALADARSVRRTVTGLAVVAGLALGVLTAADRPLVGVGIYAVAMVGVVAVQSRAETTVFDERDEAIAEEAAQLTLTVFGWASAVVFPALTVAWGLGRFEWGPATSAVALSVAVLYLTYAGLLFAVRRRR; this is encoded by the coding sequence GTGAACGCTCTCGCCGACGCGCGGAGCGTCCGCAGGACCGTCACCGGGTTGGCCGTCGTCGCCGGCCTCGCGCTCGGCGTTCTCACCGCCGCAGACCGTCCGCTCGTCGGGGTCGGCATCTACGCCGTCGCCATGGTCGGCGTGGTCGCCGTCCAGTCCCGCGCGGAGACGACCGTCTTCGACGAGCGCGACGAGGCCATCGCGGAGGAGGCCGCCCAGCTCACGCTGACCGTCTTCGGGTGGGCGTCCGCCGTCGTGTTTCCCGCGCTCACCGTCGCGTGGGGGCTCGGCCGCTTCGAGTGGGGGCCCGCCACCAGCGCGGTCGCGCTCTCGGTCGCCGTGCTGTACCTCACGTACGCGGGCCTGCTGTTCGCGGTCCGGCGGCGGAGGTGA